The Hallerella porci genome includes the window GGACAACTGGATTTATGTGCAAGAAAACGATGTGAAACTCGGGCGCATTCAAGTGTTCAACAACTGGAGTCCGTATTTGGTTTCGGATCCGTCAAAGGTTTGGATTGGACTTGAATATTTCGTGACCGAAGGCGATTCGATGTGGAATATGCCCGATAAAGATTTCATCGATTTTGCGGTTGCAGAACTTGAAAAAATTCACGTGGCAAAAAAATCCGCAGTCAAAGATGCCGTTCTTTTCCGCGTGCCGAAAACTTATCCCGCATACTTTGGCACTTACAAAGAATTCGGAAAAATCCGCGATTATGTGAGCAGCATCGATAATCTTTTCCTCATGGGAAGAAATGGAATGCACAAATACAACAACATGGATCACAGTATGCTTACTGCGATTGAATCGGTCAAGTGCATTCGCGAAGGTTCCTCCGATAAAAGTTCTGTGTGGAATGTAAACACCGAAGAAGAATACCACGAAGGGAAAAAGTAATCGTGCAAAAAATTAAAAGTTGGCGCGTAGAAATTATCTGCGTCCTATTGCTTCTTCTTTGCATTTTCTTCGGAACAAAAATTTCGCCGTCGATTTCGGATGTTAAACTGATTCAAAAAGATTCAGAATCTGCGGAAAGTTTACCGATTAGCGAAGAAGTCGGCGACAATCAAAATTTCCAAGTTTCGATGCATTATTCGCCCGGAATTTTTTCAAAAGCAATTTGGAAAATTACTCCCGACGATTGCTTGAATAAAATCAAAGTCGGTACGCAAATTTTTTACACCGATACGATTCCGGGACATTGCAATTATGTGAACGGTTTTAGTATTTCTTCGGCAGATTTTTTGCGTGAAAAGCAAGAAGAAGAAACGGACCTCACATTCTTCTTGAAAAATAACGGTGGACCTGGTGGCATTTCGATCGCTTTGCAATCGGCGAGCGTTTTTTTCTTCGGTTATTTGACGATTACATTTTTTATTTTCGGCGTTTTGCTTTTTTGTTTATTGCATCGATTTAAAATCCCGACGCCGTTTGCGTTTGCGATTGTAATCGCTACCCTTTTGCATGGAATTTATGCCTTGAATACGCCGCATACAGTGCGTGCGCACGATGTTGAAGGCCATGTGAATTACATCAAATATGTCGCGGAAGAATTAAAAATTCCCGCAGATAATGATTGCTGGACTTGTTATCAGCCGCCGGTTTATTATACGGCGATGGCACCGATTTGGACGATTGCCAATTTTTCTCACATCGATTCGACTAAAGCAATTCAGTGGGCGAGCGTCATCCTGTCCTTCTTACTCATGACTTTTGGCTTTGTTTGTTTCCGCAGTTTTTTAACCGGAAAAATTTTATGGGCAGCGACTTTACTTTGGCTATTTTGTCCGATTGGATTTTTAATTGCGCCGCGAATTGGAAATGATCAATTTTTCTTTGCAGCGCATGCGTTAACGCTGATGGGCGTGATGCTTTATGCGAATAATAAAAGCTCGAAATTTTTACTGCTCGCAGCGATCAGTTGCTGGATTTCTTTTTGGAGTAAATCGACGGGTTCTGTAACGGTTGCCATTTGGTGCATCGGTTTTGTCGTCGGCTATGTGACGCGCGATTCTTGGAAAATGAAAAAGTCCGAATATGCGGCAATCATTATCATGTTATTCCTTTTTGCCGGAATGATTTTACGATTATTCTTTGGAAAAGAAATCGTCGGCAATGCAGAATCATTACATAGTGGATTGGCTATTTCGGCAGCCCCAATCAATTTGCTTGTTTTTGATGTTTTAGACTTTCTAAAAACGACTTATACATCGGCTTGGAATGATGAAGGTGGCAGGCAATTCTTTATCAATTACATGGCGAAGACTTCGCTCTTTGGCGAATTTACTTTGACGAGAACACCGTTTGGAATTTGGTGCGCAACTCTTTTGAATTTGAGCGCTTTTGTACTTGCGATTTATGCGTTCGTCGGATTTTGGAAACACAAATTTTCCAAAGCGACTTTGATTTT containing:
- a CDS encoding glycosyltransferase family protein, translated to MQKIKSWRVEIICVLLLLLCIFFGTKISPSISDVKLIQKDSESAESLPISEEVGDNQNFQVSMHYSPGIFSKAIWKITPDDCLNKIKVGTQIFYTDTIPGHCNYVNGFSISSADFLREKQEEETDLTFFLKNNGGPGGISIALQSASVFFFGYLTITFFIFGVLLFCLLHRFKIPTPFAFAIVIATLLHGIYALNTPHTVRAHDVEGHVNYIKYVAEELKIPADNDCWTCYQPPVYYTAMAPIWTIANFSHIDSTKAIQWASVILSFLLMTFGFVCFRSFLTGKILWAATLLWLFCPIGFLIAPRIGNDQFFFAAHALTLMGVMLYANNKSSKFLLLAAISCWISFWSKSTGSVTVAIWCIGFVVGYVTRDSWKMKKSEYAAIIIMLFLFAGMILRLFFGKEIVGNAESLHSGLAISAAPINLLVFDVLDFLKTTYTSAWNDEGGRQFFINYMAKTSLFGEFTLTRTPFGIWCATLLNLSAFVLAIYAFVGFWKHKFSKATLILTAQGILFFAAMAFLRIKIPYACSSDFRYVMPMLLSFIPFVSMGIFKENSSTKWKNLGVAMTIIFCASSVLLMLSL